Proteins encoded within one genomic window of Aphelocoma coerulescens isolate FSJ_1873_10779 chromosome 9, UR_Acoe_1.0, whole genome shotgun sequence:
- the PTX3 gene encoding pentraxin-related protein PTX3, giving the protein MFIFLPIPSKSPGTHRPQTELAGNAFFSTNNTKQRNRLGQRSASASSPSRRCAFQPAPGQEQLPPVFPPDQSEHPRASPEGWDRARCPPPAPPGREQQRGALRLQRWQRGRSFIRPEALAAFIRGSQPLSGARSLYQGLAAFIGGSQPLSGARCAAFAQPRLCRSPSSSTQPRDCQEAATRMLPQELLSLLTLFCVFRASGSVLDEDNDYELMYVNLDNEIEGPAPGTEEAASCDCQREHSKWDKLFIMLENSQMKENMMLQALEELPRADLQTLKAELSQLTTTLAGTFATVTSHVVAQVEQVLVRSRDQAEEARRLQESEQGKVLEHVLQLSHNVSVRLGWLESAWRRRAEEQAQETALQQDKFDASRGDSLILNSVWKELQQTRAELRASQQWAAQHLLPAGCETAILFPMRSRKIFGSVHPTAGMSLLSFTACIWLKVTEALDKTIVFSYGTKFNPYEIQLYLSRDSAVLAVGGAQHKLAARNVVIPGKWLHLCGTWSSENGSAALWAQGELAASALDLAGAHTIPDGGILQLGQEKNGCCVGGGFDEALAFSGKLTGFNLWDRVLSPAEVTAQSAGDTCGTRGNIVGWGVTEVLPYGGAQYVS; this is encoded by the exons ATGTTTATTTTTCTACCAATCCCCTCCAAGAGCCCTGGCACACACCGACCACAAACTGAACTTGCAGGGAACGCCTTCTTTTCCACAAATAACACAAAACAACGCAACCGACTGGGCCAGCGCAGTGCGAGCGCTTCCAGCCCCTCGCGTCGCTGCGCGTTCCAACCCGCCCCGGGGCAAGAGCAGcttccccccgtttttccccccgaCCAGTCAGAACATCCCCGGGCAAGCCCGGAGGGCTGGGATCGAGCTCGCTGCCCGCCCCCTGCCCCTCCCGGCCGGGAGCAGCAGCGGGGAGCGCTCCGGTTACAGCGCTGGCAGCGCGGCCGCTCATTCATTCGGCCCGAGGCGCTCGCAGCCTTTATTAGGGGCTCGCAGCCTTTATCAGGGGCTCGCAGCCTTTATCAGGGGCTCGCAGCCTTTATCGGGGGCTCGCAGCCTTTATCGGGGGCTCGCTGCGCCGCGTTCGCACAGCCCCGGCTCTGCCGCAGCCCGAGCAGCTCCACGCAGCCCCGCGATTGTCAGGAAGCAGCCACGAGAATGCTGCCCCAAGAACTCCTCTCTCTGCTCACGCTGTTCTGTGTTTTCAGGGCTTCTGGCTCTGTGCTGGATGAAGACAATGACTACGAGCTCATGTACGTGAACCTGGATAACGAAATCGAAGGTCCTGCCCCTGGAACTGAGGAAG CTGCTTCGTGCGACTGCCAGCGGGAGCACAGCAAGTGGGACAAGCTGTTCATCATGCTGGAGAACTCGCAGATGAAGGAGAACATGATGCTGCAGGCTCTGGAGGAGCTCCCCAGGGCGGACCTGCAGACCCTgaaggcagagctcagccagcTCACCACCACCCTGGCGGGCACCTTCGCCACTGTCACCTCCCATGTGGTGGCCCAGGTGGAGCAGGTACTGGTGAGGAGCAGGGACCAGGCTGAGGAGGCCAGGAGGCTGCAGGAGTCGGAGCAAGGGAAGGTGCTGGAGCACGTCCTGCAGCTGAGCCACAACGTGTCCgtgaggctgggctggctggagaGCGCCTGGCGCAGGAGGGCCGAGGAGCAGGCGCAggaaacagctctgcagcaggatAAATTCGATGCCAGCAGAGGGGACAGTCTCATCCTGAACTCGGTGtggaaggagctgcagcagacCCGGGCTGAGCTGAGGGCATCGCAGCAATGGGCGGCTCAGCACCTGCTGCCAGCGG GCTGTGAAACCGCGATTCTGTTCCCCATGCGCTCCAGAAAGATCTTTGGGAGCGTCCACCCGACCGCTGGAATGAGCCTGCTCTCCTTCACTGCCTGCATCTGGCTCAAGGTGACCGAGGCCTTGGACAAAACCATTGTCTTCTCCTACGGAACCAAGTTCAACCCCTACGAAATCCAGCTGTACCTGAGCCGGGACTCGGCCGTGCTCGCTGTGGGGGGTGCCCAGCACAAGCTGGCTGCCAGAAATGTGGTTATTCCCGGGAAGTGGCTCCACCTCTGTGGCACCTGGAGCTCGGAGAACGgatctgcagccctgtgggCGCAGGGGGAGCTCGCAGCCAGCGCCCTGGACCTGGCTGGTGCTCACACCATTCCCGACGGAGGCATCCTGCAGCTCGGGCAGGAGAAGAACGGCTGCTGCGTGGGAGGGGGGTTTGATGAAGCTCTGGCCTTCTCGGGGAAGCTGACTGGCTTTAACCTGTGGGACCGAGTGCTCAGCCCCGCCGAGGTGACAGCCCAGAGCGCGGGGGACACCTGTGGCACCCGGGGCAACATCGTCGGCTGGGGGGTCACGGAGGTGCTGCCCTATGGAGGAGCCCAGTACGTGTCCTAA